ACAGCGTGCCTTGAGCGTTTCCTGAGGCATAAAAAAACCCATGAAATGTCATGGGTTTTTTCTTATAGCTTGTAGCTTAAAACTTACTGCTGCTTTTAAACGTAAAACGACTTCAACGGCGGAAACCCATTGAACTCAACCGCGCTGTAGCTGGTGGTGTAGGCACCGGTCGACAGCCAGTACAAGCGATCACCGATCGCCAGGTTCAGCGGCAGGCCGTACTTGTAGTTTTCGTACATGATGTCGGCGCTGTCGCAGGTGGGGCCGGCGATGACCACTTCTTCCATCTCGCCTTTCTTCTCGGTCCAGATCGGAAACTTGATGGCTTCGTCCATGGTTTCGATCAGGCCGGAGAACTTGCCCACATCCGTGTATACCCAACGCTCGACGGCGGTACGCGACTTGCGCGCCACCAGCACCACTTCGCTGACCAGGATACCGGCGTTGGCGATCAACGAACGGCCTGGCTCCAGGATGATTTCCGGCAGGTCGTCACCGAAGTCTTCCTTGAGGAAGCGGATGATTTCTTCAGCGTAGGTTTCCAGGCTGTTGGTACGGGTGATGTAGTTGGCCGGGAAGCCGCCGCCCATGTTGATCAACTTCAACTCGATACCGTCTTCTTCCTTGAGGCGTTCGAAGATCACTTTGACCTTGGCGATCGCCGCGTCCCACACGCTGATGTCGCGCTGCTGGGAACCGACGTGGAACGAGATGCCGTACGGCACCAGGCCCAGGTCACGGGCGAGGATCAGCAGGTCCATGGCCATGTCGGTCTGGCAGCCGAACTTGCGCGACAAAGGCCAGTCGGCGGTGGTCGAGCCTTCGGTGAGGATGCGCACGTACACTTTCGAGCCCGGCGCGGCCTTGGCGATGTTGCGCAGATCGGCTTCGGAGTCGGTGGAGAACAGGCGCACGCCTTTCTCGTAGAAGTAGCGGATGTCCTTGGATTTCTTGATGGTGTTGCCGTAGCTGATACGGTCGGCGCTGACGCCACGGTCCATGACCTTGTCCAGCTCGTAGATCGAGGCGATGTCGAAGCTCGAGCCCTTGTCTTTCAACAGGTCGATGATCTCGACGGCCGGGTTGGCCTTGACCGCGTAATACACCTTGGCGAATTCGAAACCGGCGCGCAGGTCATCGTAGGCCTGGCTGATCATCGCGGTGTCGATCACCACGAACGGGGTTTCCTGTTTGTCGGCGAACGCCTTCATTTTGTCAAAGGTGGCGCGCGCGAAATAATCTTCGACGTTGATCGACATGCTGGGAACTCCTAAGGGCAAACAAATTTGATCAATGGGTGCAAATGAACGTCCTCCGTATCCCCACTTTGGTTCGCCTACTTCCCAAGGCATGTCGCCGAAAGCAAAAAGGCCATGGGTTAAGCTTCCCTTGGCCTTGCTGTCTCGTCGTCAGTACTTGAGCCGGATGGATCGTTTCCAGCATGGACGTTCGGCGCGAACTTTAGGGCTTGGCGGGCGTGGGATCAACTAAAAATGTCGCGTTTCTGCACGCGTTCGTCGCGCGGCCGCGTGCAGCTACTTATGTAACCGACCGGTGTGACGGATTGATGTTCCCCGCTGAAGGGGAATTGAGCACATTTCCCTGACTCACCGCGGGGCAAATGTGGGAGGGGCTTGCCCCCGATAGCGGTGGGTCAGTTAAATAGTTATCAACTGACCCACCCTCATCGGGGGCAAGCCCCCTCCCACATTTTTTTACCGCGTTGTGTCAGGCCAGGGCGGTCTCGGCAGGCGAAACGATACTGGTCTTGCCGCCACGGGATTTGCCGGAACTCAGGTACTCGGCAATCGATTCCTGGGTCACTTCCCCGAGGAACACCCGCTCGGCATCCATCACCGGCAACCATGAACGGTTGAACTCGTACATCCGCGACAGCAGGATGCGCAGGTGCTCGTCATACGCCGCCGTGGCGTTGAACTCGCGCAGGTACTGGCCGCAGGTACCGGCCTGACGGTGCAGGTCGCGACGGCGTACATAGCCCAGCGCCTTGTTCTCGGCGCAGGTGACCACTACATAGCGGCGGTCGTGCTCGTCCATCAACTCCAGCGCATCGGCCACCGGGGTTTCCGGGCTCACTGACGGCGCGTTGTCCGCCGCGTCTTCGGCCTTCACCAGCAACAGGCGCTTGAGGGTACTGTCCTGGCCGACGAAGTTGCTGACGAACTCGTCCGCCGGGTGCGCCAGCAGCGTGTCCGGATGGTCGATCTGCAACAGCTTGCCGGCGCGGAAGATCGCAATCTTGTCACCCAGCTTGATGGCCTCGTCGATGTCGTGGCTGACCATGATCACGGTCTTGTTCAGCGCGCGCTGCATTTCGAAGAACTCGTTCTGGATCATCTCGCGGTTGATCGGGTCGACCGCGCCGAACGGCTCGTCCATCAGCAGCAACGGCGCATCGGCCGCCAGGGCGCGGATCACACCGATGCGCTGTTGCTGACCACCGGACAGTTCACGCGGGTAGCGATGCAGGTACTGCTTGGGTTCCAGCTTGATCATGCTCATCAACTCGCGGGCGCGGTCGTGGCATTTCTGCTTGTCCCAGCCGAGCAGCTTGGGCACCACCACGATGTTTTCTTCGATGGTCATGTTCGGGAACAGGCCGATCTGCTGGATCACGTAGCCAATGTTGCGGCGCAGGGTCACTTCATCCAGGTCGGTGGTGTCCTCGCCGTTGATCAGGATCTTGCCCGACGAGGGCTTGATCAAGCGGTTGATCATCTTCAACGTCGTACTCTTGCCGCAGCCCGACGGGCCGAGGAATACGCAAATTTCGCCTTCGTTGACGGTCAGGCTTACATCGTTGACGGCGGTGACAGTCTTGCCGTTGCTTTGAAAAGTCTTGGACAGGTTTTGAAGTTCGATCATTTGAGCAATCCTTTTGGAGTCAGCGAGCGTTGCAGCCATTGCAAGAGCAGGTCGGCAAAGATGGCCAGGAGACTGACCAGTACGGCGCCGACAATCAGCATCGACATGTCGCTGCGGCTGATGGAAGCCAGAATCAGTACACCCAGGCCACCGGCGCCGATGGTGGCGGCGATGGTCATCACACCGATGTTCATCACCACGGCGGTGCGCACACCGGCGAGGATTACCGGTACGGCAATCGGCAGTTCGACCATGCGCAGGCGCTGGCCGAAGGTCATGCCGATGCCTTTGGCGGCCTCGCGGATACCCGGTTCAACACCGGTGAGCGCCAGGTAGGTGTTACGCATGATCGGCAACAGGGAGTAGAGGAACACGGCGGTAATCGCCGGCATCGGTCCCAGGCCCTGGCCAAATTTGGAGTAGAACGGCAGCAGCAGGCCGAACAGGGCGATGGAGGGCACCGTGAGCAATACCGTGGCGCTGGCTTGCAAGGGGCCTGCAAGTGTCGGATAGCGGGTCATCAGCACGCCCAAGGGCACACCGACGACAATCGCGAGAATCACAGCAATACCGACCAGGGTGATGTGCTGCCAGGTCAGGTGCAGGACCTGGGCCCAATCAAGATGGGAAAAGGCGTTCAAAAATTCCATGTCTTCTCCTTTTTAGTTGATTGGATGTTGGCGCAGGAAATCGGCGGCAACGGCGGACGGGCTTTCATGGTCGACGTCGACCCGCGCATTCAGCTGGCGCATGGTTGCGTCGTCGAACAGAGTGGCCAAGGGCTTGAGCTCGGCAGCCAGTTGCGGGTGCTGATCGAGGTATTCCTGGCGAATCACCGGGGCGGCCGTGTAGTCCGGGAAGTAGTGCTTGTCGTCTTCAAGCAGCTTCAACTTGAAGGCGTTGAGGCGACCGTCGGTGGTGTAGACCAGGCCGGCAAACACTTGGCCATTACGCAACGCGGTGTAGACCAGGCCTGCGTCCATCTGCCGAGTGTTCTTGCGCGTCAGGTTCATGTCGTACAGCTTGACCATGCCTGCCAGGCCGTCGGAACGGTTGGCGAACTCGGTGTCCAGGGCGACCAGGCGGTGATCCTTGGCGTCTTCGGCCATGGCTTGGGTGAGATCGCTGATGCTGTTGATCTCGGGGTGTTCCTGAGCCACTTTCTCGGGCAACGCCAGGGCGTAAGTGTTGCTGAAGCGCGACGGCGACAGCCAGACCAGGCCCTTTTTCGCGTCGAGTTCTTTGACCCGCGCGTAGGACTGTTCGCTGTCGAGCTTCTCGTCGATGTGGTTGTAGGCCACCAGCGACACGCCGGTGTATTCCCAGATCAGATCCAGTTGCCCGCTTTCCTGGGCACTGCGCGCCAGGTTGCTGCCCAGGCCGCCGGTCACTCGGGCGTCGTAGCCCTTGCTGCGCAGGTACTGGGAGGTGATTTCGGCGAGCAGGGTCTGTTCGGTGAACACCCGGGCGCCGATACGGATTACGGGTTTGTCGGCGGCTTGCGCAATACCTGCAAGCAGCAGGACGCAGCCTAATATCAAGCTTAATTTTTTCATGTCGATTCCTTACCTGGCGTTAAGACGGGCGCAACCCGCGTTCCAGCCAGAGGCGGCTGGCCATGGTCACCAGGCCGTCAAGCAGCAATGCCAGCAGCGCGGTGCATGCAGCACCAAGCAGCAGTTGCGGCTGATTGTTCAAGGCAATGCCGGGGAAGATCAGGCTGCCGAGGCTGTTGGCACCGATCAGGAACGCCAGGGGTGCGGTACCGACGTTGATCGCCAGGGCTACGCGCACGCCGCCGATGATGATCGGCACGGCATTGGGCAATTCCACGCGAAACAGCACCTGGCGCGGGGTCATGCCGATGCCGGTGGCGGCCTCCTTCAGGGAGCCCTGAACATTTTTCAGGCCTTCGTAGGTGTTACGCACGATGGGCAGGAGGGAGGCGAGAAACAACGCGAAGATCGCCGGGCCGCTGCCGATGCCGAGGACGCCGAGGGCGATGGCCAGTACGGCCAGGGGAGGGACGGTGTTGCCGATGTTGAAAATCTGCATGAAGCGTTCTGCGCGTCCGACCATGTTCGGTCGACTGAGCAGGATACCGGCGGGGATCCCCACAATCAGGGCGGCCAGCATGGACACTAAAACCAGAATCAGATGAGCTTGCAGGTAAAACAACAAATCGTCGCGGTACAGTTCGATCGTGTTGATGCCGATCCAGTGGACCAGCAGGGCCAGGAGCGCGACGACAACCGCTGCTCCCATAAGCCCTTTGCCATAGCGAATAGCCACAGGCGGACTCCTTTTTTCTTCTGTCGACGAACACATTCCTGCGTGGCAAGCCATTGCTGGCTGTCAGCGAAATGTAATCGCGAAATGCAGCTCGCCAATGCCGTCAAAAGCGGCATGAGTTCGAGCCATAAGCGCAGCCTCGTCAGGCTAACTTGCTGATTTTCCAGCCCCTGTTCCGAGTGCGTAAGCAGGGGAGTGGACGTCTCTACCTTTTAAAAGGTTCCACACTTGGGCGCATTTAGCCACCCCCAATGGGCTCAACGGTGGTCCGTACCCTCGCGTTTGCGCTATACTCGCCGCCCTTTTTTGACTCACCTGCCAGGCGATTTCCCATGACCCACCAGGCCGCCGAAGTCGCGAAACGCCGCACTTTCGCCATTATTTCCCACCCCGATGCCGGTAAGACCACCATCACCGAAAAGCTGTTGCTGATGGGCAAGGCAATCGCGGTGGCCGGCACGGTCAAATCGCGCAAATCCGACCGCCATGCGACATCCGACTGGATGGAAATGGAAAAGCAACGGGGTATCTCCATTACCACGTCGGTCATGCAGTTCCCGTATCGCGACCACATGGTCAACCTGCTCGACACTCCGGGCCACGAAGACTTTTCCGAAGACACCTACCGCACCCTGACGGCAGTGGACTCGGCGCTGATGGTCCTCGACGGCGGTAAGGGCGTCGAGCCTCGCACCATTGCGCTGATGGACGTGTGCCGGTTGCGCGACACACCGATTGTCAGCTTCATCAACAAACTCGACCGCGATATCCGCGACCCCATCGAGTTGCTGGATGAAATCGAAGCTGTCCTGAAGATCAAGGCCGCGCCGATCACCTGGCCGATTGGTTGCTACCGCGACTTCAAGGGCGTGTATCACCTGGCCGACGACTACATCATTGTCTACACCGCCGGTCATGGGCATGAGCGCACCGATGTGAAAATCATCGAGAAGCTCGACTCCGACGAAGCCCGCGCCCACCTGGGCGACGAGTACGACCGCTTTGTCGACCAGCTGGAACTGGTGCAGGGCGCCTGCCACGCGTTCAACCAGCAGGAATTCCTCGACGGTCAATTGACCCCGGTGTTCTTCGGCACGGCCTTGGGCAACTTCGGTGTCGACCATGTGCTCGACGCCGTGGTGGATTGGGCACCCAAGCCCCTGGCCCGTGTGGCCAACGAGCGCACCGTGGAACCGGTCGAAGAGAAATTCACCGGCTTCGTGTTCAAGATCCAGGCGAACATGGACCCCAAGCACCGCGACCGCATCGCCTTCATGCGTATCTGCTCCGGCCGCTACGAAAAGGGCATGAAGATGCGCCACGTGCGCACCGGCAAGGACGTACGCATCGGAGACGCCCTGACGTTCTTCTCCTCCGAGCGTGAACAGCTCGAAGAAGCCTACGCCGGCGACATCATCGGCCTGCACAACCACGGCACCATCCAGATCGGCGACACCTTCACCGAAGGCGAAGCGCTGGGCTTCACCGGCATCCCGCACTTCGCCCCGGAACTGTTCCGCCGCGTACGCCTGCGCGATCCGCTCAAGTCCAAGCAACTGCGCCAGGGCCTGCAGCAACTGGCCGAGGAAGGCGCCACCCAGGTGTTCTTCCCCGAGCGCAGCAACGACATCATCCTCGGTGCCGTGGGTGTGCTGCAGTTCGACGTGGTCGCCAGCCGCTTGAAAGAGGAATACAAGGTGGAATGCTCCTACGAGCCGATCACCGTGTATTCGGCGCGCTGGATCGAGTGCAGCGATAAGAAAAAGCTGGAGGAGTTTTCCAACAAGGCCGTGGAAAACCTCGCGGTGGACGGCGGTGGTCACCTGACCTACCTGGCCCCGACCCGCGTCAACCTGGCGCTGATGGAAGAGCGCTGGCCGGATGTGAAATTCCGCGCGACCCGCGAACACCATTAAGGTCTGAACGGTAGCAGAGAGGGCGAAGCTGTCATGGCTTCGCCCTTTTTGTTGGCTCTCTCTATAACGGTGCTGCCAATAGCTTTGGTCTGAATGTGTGTCGAGCTTCTGCATGTATGTAAGTCAGGGCAAACATACAGCACATCCGCAGGTTGCTCGGCGGCGCCGGGTCAATAGGCTGACTGAATACAGTCGGTACTTATATGAATGGCGTTGGTGTGTCTACTGTTAATGTTGGCAGTAGACAGGTGCTTTTTCCGCTACTAATGTTGAGTTGTGAATAAGGAGTATGGGGCAAACGGTATTATTTATAGTTGGGCGTTAGCGGTCTAGGCTGAGGAGGAAAAGGCTATGGGAACTACAAAAGTTATGGTGCCGACCGGGGATTTGGATGTTTACGTCGAAAAGAAGCTTGATTTCAGCGCGAAGGATTTTTTATTTAACAAGGACGATAGAGGGG
This genomic stretch from Pseudomonas orientalis harbors:
- a CDS encoding type III PLP-dependent enzyme, producing MSINVEDYFARATFDKMKAFADKQETPFVVIDTAMISQAYDDLRAGFEFAKVYYAVKANPAVEIIDLLKDKGSSFDIASIYELDKVMDRGVSADRISYGNTIKKSKDIRYFYEKGVRLFSTDSEADLRNIAKAAPGSKVYVRILTEGSTTADWPLSRKFGCQTDMAMDLLILARDLGLVPYGISFHVGSQQRDISVWDAAIAKVKVIFERLKEEDGIELKLINMGGGFPANYITRTNSLETYAEEIIRFLKEDFGDDLPEIILEPGRSLIANAGILVSEVVLVARKSRTAVERWVYTDVGKFSGLIETMDEAIKFPIWTEKKGEMEEVVIAGPTCDSADIMYENYKYGLPLNLAIGDRLYWLSTGAYTTSYSAVEFNGFPPLKSFYV
- a CDS encoding osmoprotectant ABC transporter ATP-binding protein OsmV, with amino-acid sequence MIELQNLSKTFQSNGKTVTAVNDVSLTVNEGEICVFLGPSGCGKSTTLKMINRLIKPSSGKILINGEDTTDLDEVTLRRNIGYVIQQIGLFPNMTIEENIVVVPKLLGWDKQKCHDRARELMSMIKLEPKQYLHRYPRELSGGQQQRIGVIRALAADAPLLLMDEPFGAVDPINREMIQNEFFEMQRALNKTVIMVSHDIDEAIKLGDKIAIFRAGKLLQIDHPDTLLAHPADEFVSNFVGQDSTLKRLLLVKAEDAADNAPSVSPETPVADALELMDEHDRRYVVVTCAENKALGYVRRRDLHRQAGTCGQYLREFNATAAYDEHLRILLSRMYEFNRSWLPVMDAERVFLGEVTQESIAEYLSSGKSRGGKTSIVSPAETALA
- a CDS encoding ABC transporter permease, translated to MEFLNAFSHLDWAQVLHLTWQHITLVGIAVILAIVVGVPLGVLMTRYPTLAGPLQASATVLLTVPSIALFGLLLPFYSKFGQGLGPMPAITAVFLYSLLPIMRNTYLALTGVEPGIREAAKGIGMTFGQRLRMVELPIAVPVILAGVRTAVVMNIGVMTIAATIGAGGLGVLILASISRSDMSMLIVGAVLVSLLAIFADLLLQWLQRSLTPKGLLK
- a CDS encoding glycine betaine ABC transporter substrate-binding protein encodes the protein MKKLSLILGCVLLLAGIAQAADKPVIRIGARVFTEQTLLAEITSQYLRSKGYDARVTGGLGSNLARSAQESGQLDLIWEYTGVSLVAYNHIDEKLDSEQSYARVKELDAKKGLVWLSPSRFSNTYALALPEKVAQEHPEINSISDLTQAMAEDAKDHRLVALDTEFANRSDGLAGMVKLYDMNLTRKNTRQMDAGLVYTALRNGQVFAGLVYTTDGRLNAFKLKLLEDDKHYFPDYTAAPVIRQEYLDQHPQLAAELKPLATLFDDATMRQLNARVDVDHESPSAVAADFLRQHPIN
- a CDS encoding ABC transporter permease produces the protein MCSSTEEKRSPPVAIRYGKGLMGAAVVVALLALLVHWIGINTIELYRDDLLFYLQAHLILVLVSMLAALIVGIPAGILLSRPNMVGRAERFMQIFNIGNTVPPLAVLAIALGVLGIGSGPAIFALFLASLLPIVRNTYEGLKNVQGSLKEAATGIGMTPRQVLFRVELPNAVPIIIGGVRVALAINVGTAPLAFLIGANSLGSLIFPGIALNNQPQLLLGAACTALLALLLDGLVTMASRLWLERGLRPS
- a CDS encoding peptide chain release factor 3, whose translation is MTHQAAEVAKRRTFAIISHPDAGKTTITEKLLLMGKAIAVAGTVKSRKSDRHATSDWMEMEKQRGISITTSVMQFPYRDHMVNLLDTPGHEDFSEDTYRTLTAVDSALMVLDGGKGVEPRTIALMDVCRLRDTPIVSFINKLDRDIRDPIELLDEIEAVLKIKAAPITWPIGCYRDFKGVYHLADDYIIVYTAGHGHERTDVKIIEKLDSDEARAHLGDEYDRFVDQLELVQGACHAFNQQEFLDGQLTPVFFGTALGNFGVDHVLDAVVDWAPKPLARVANERTVEPVEEKFTGFVFKIQANMDPKHRDRIAFMRICSGRYEKGMKMRHVRTGKDVRIGDALTFFSSEREQLEEAYAGDIIGLHNHGTIQIGDTFTEGEALGFTGIPHFAPELFRRVRLRDPLKSKQLRQGLQQLAEEGATQVFFPERSNDIILGAVGVLQFDVVASRLKEEYKVECSYEPITVYSARWIECSDKKKLEEFSNKAVENLAVDGGGHLTYLAPTRVNLALMEERWPDVKFRATREHH